One segment of Mycobacterium spongiae DNA contains the following:
- the cobN gene encoding cobaltochelatase subunit CobN, with protein MSEPTILLLSTSDTDLITARSSGKNFRWANPARLAEPEIDTELADLLADSSLVVVRILGGYRAWESGIDAVIASGLPTVLVSGEQAADAELTGLSTVAAGVAVQTHIYLAHGGVDNVRQLHAFLCDTVLMTGYGFTPPVITPTWGLLERPDAGRTGPTIAVLYYRAQHLAGNTGYVEALCRAIDDAGGQALPVYCASLRTAEPELLDRLGDADAMVVTVLAAGGAKPADAAAGGHDDSWNVEHLAALDIPILQGLCLTSPREQWCANDDGLSPLDVATQVAVPEFDGRIITVPFSFKEIDDDGLISYAADPERCARVAGLAVRHAQLRHIAPAEKRVALVFSAYPTKHARIGNAVGLDTPASAVVLLRAMCERGYQVGDVPGVEAGDGDALIHALIERGGQDPDWLTDGQLAGNPIRVSAKDYRDWFATLPAELADAVTAHWGPPPGELFVDRSNDPDGEIVIAAMRAGNLVLMVQPPRGFGDNPVAIYHDPDLPPSHHYLAAYRWLDSDFPGGFGAHAVVHLGKHGNLEWLPGKTLGMSATCAPDAALGDLPLIYPFLVNDPGEGTQAKRRAHAVLVDHLIPPMARAETYGDIARLEQLLDEHASVAALDPAKLPAIRQQIWTLIRAAKMDHDLGWTERPADDSFDDMLLHVDGWLCEIKDVQIRDGLHILGQEPTGEPELDLVLAILRARQLFGGQQAIPGLRQALGLAEDGTDERSSVDEAEAAARELVAALQATGWDAAAVDQLTDNPEVAAVLRFAAAEVVPRMAGTRSEIDQVLRALDGRFVPAGPSGSPLRGLVNVLPTGRNFYSVDPKAVPSRLAWEAGVALADSLLARYRDDHGQWPQSVGLSVWGTSAMRTAGDDIAEVLALLGVRPIWDDASRRVVDVAPIALAELGRPRIDVTVRISGFFRDAFPHVVSMLDDAVRLVADLDEPADHNYVRAHAQADLSQHGDQRRSTTRIFGSKPGTYGAGLLQLIDSRNWRDDADLAQVYTAWGGFAYGRDLDGREAIDDMNRQYRRIAVAAKNTDTREHDIADSDDYFQYHGGMVATVRALTGQAPAAYIGDNTRPDAIRTRTLSEETTRVFRARVVNPRWMTAMRRHGYKGAFEMAATVDYLFGYDATAGVMADWMYEQLTERYVLDRENRKFMTESNPWALHGMAERLLEAAGRGMWAQPQPATLDGLRQVLLETEGDLEG; from the coding sequence GTGTCCGAGCCGACCATCCTGCTGTTGTCGACATCCGATACCGACCTGATCACTGCCCGATCCAGCGGCAAAAACTTTCGGTGGGCCAATCCGGCGCGGCTGGCGGAGCCCGAAATCGACACCGAACTGGCGGATCTGCTGGCCGACTCATCGCTGGTGGTGGTGCGGATACTGGGTGGCTACCGAGCCTGGGAGAGCGGCATCGACGCGGTGATCGCCAGTGGCTTGCCGACGGTGCTGGTCAGCGGTGAGCAGGCGGCCGACGCCGAGTTGACCGGACTATCCACCGTTGCAGCCGGCGTCGCCGTCCAAACGCACATTTACCTGGCACACGGCGGAGTCGACAACGTGCGTCAGTTACACGCCTTCCTGTGTGACACCGTGCTGATGACCGGCTACGGGTTCACTCCACCGGTCATTACCCCGACGTGGGGGCTGCTGGAACGCCCGGATGCGGGTCGGACCGGCCCAACGATTGCGGTGCTCTACTACCGTGCGCAGCACCTTGCGGGCAATACCGGCTACGTGGAGGCGTTGTGCCGCGCGATCGACGATGCCGGTGGGCAGGCGCTGCCGGTCTACTGCGCATCGCTGCGCACCGCCGAACCGGAGCTGCTGGACCGGCTTGGGGACGCCGACGCGATGGTGGTCACCGTGTTGGCCGCGGGCGGGGCCAAGCCAGCCGACGCGGCGGCCGGTGGTCATGACGACAGCTGGAATGTCGAACACCTTGCGGCCCTGGACATCCCGATCTTGCAGGGATTGTGTTTGACCAGTCCTCGGGAGCAGTGGTGCGCCAACGACGACGGCCTGTCGCCACTGGATGTGGCTACACAGGTCGCCGTGCCGGAATTCGACGGCCGCATCATCACCGTTCCGTTCTCGTTCAAGGAGATTGACGACGACGGGCTGATCTCGTATGCCGCCGACCCCGAGCGCTGCGCGCGCGTCGCCGGTCTGGCGGTCCGGCACGCGCAACTGCGGCACATCGCGCCCGCCGAGAAGCGGGTCGCCCTGGTGTTCTCCGCATATCCGACCAAGCACGCCCGCATCGGTAACGCCGTCGGCTTGGATACGCCGGCCAGCGCGGTCGTCTTGCTGCGGGCCATGTGTGAGCGCGGTTATCAGGTGGGCGATGTGCCCGGCGTCGAGGCGGGTGACGGCGACGCTCTCATTCACGCGTTGATCGAACGCGGCGGCCAGGACCCCGACTGGCTCACCGACGGACAACTCGCTGGCAACCCGATCCGGGTGTCCGCCAAGGACTATCGGGACTGGTTTGCCACCTTGCCCGCCGAACTGGCCGACGCCGTCACCGCGCATTGGGGGCCGCCTCCGGGTGAGCTGTTCGTGGATCGCAGCAACGACCCCGACGGCGAAATCGTCATCGCCGCAATGCGAGCAGGCAACCTGGTCCTGATGGTGCAGCCGCCGCGCGGTTTCGGGGACAACCCCGTCGCCATCTACCATGACCCCGACCTGCCGCCCAGCCACCACTATCTGGCCGCTTACCGGTGGCTGGATAGCGACTTTCCCGGGGGCTTCGGAGCCCACGCGGTCGTGCACCTGGGCAAACACGGCAACCTCGAGTGGTTACCGGGAAAGACGCTCGGGATGTCGGCGACCTGCGCCCCCGATGCCGCACTGGGCGACCTGCCGTTGATCTACCCGTTCCTCGTCAACGACCCCGGCGAGGGGACTCAGGCTAAAAGGCGAGCGCACGCGGTGCTCGTCGACCACTTGATTCCTCCCATGGCCCGCGCCGAAACCTACGGTGATATCGCGCGCCTCGAGCAGTTGCTCGACGAGCACGCCTCGGTCGCTGCCCTGGATCCCGCAAAGCTCCCCGCCATCCGCCAGCAGATCTGGACGCTGATCCGCGCGGCCAAGATGGACCACGACCTGGGATGGACCGAACGCCCTGCTGACGACTCGTTCGACGACATGCTGCTGCACGTTGACGGGTGGCTGTGTGAGATCAAGGACGTCCAGATCCGCGACGGCCTGCACATTCTCGGACAAGAACCAACCGGGGAGCCCGAACTCGACCTGGTGCTGGCGATCTTGCGGGCCCGCCAGCTGTTCGGCGGCCAGCAGGCGATCCCGGGGCTGCGACAGGCGCTGGGCCTGGCGGAGGACGGCACCGACGAACGGTCATCGGTCGATGAGGCCGAGGCCGCGGCCCGCGAGCTCGTGGCCGCACTACAAGCCACCGGCTGGGACGCAGCCGCCGTCGACCAGCTCACCGACAACCCGGAAGTGGCTGCGGTCCTGCGATTCGCGGCCGCCGAAGTGGTACCCAGGATGGCCGGCACCCGTTCCGAGATCGACCAGGTGCTCAGGGCGCTGGACGGACGTTTCGTCCCGGCCGGACCGTCGGGATCGCCGCTGCGCGGCCTCGTCAACGTACTGCCCACCGGACGCAACTTCTACTCCGTCGACCCCAAGGCAGTGCCATCGCGGCTCGCCTGGGAAGCCGGTGTGGCACTGGCAGATTCATTGCTTGCGCGTTACCGCGACGACCATGGCCAATGGCCGCAATCGGTCGGCTTGTCGGTGTGGGGCACCTCGGCGATGCGCACCGCCGGCGACGACATCGCTGAAGTGCTTGCCCTGCTGGGCGTTCGGCCGATCTGGGACGACGCGTCGCGACGGGTCGTCGACGTGGCGCCGATTGCGCTGGCTGAGCTGGGACGCCCGCGCATTGACGTGACGGTGCGGATCTCCGGCTTTTTCCGGGACGCCTTCCCGCATGTCGTCTCCATGCTTGACGACGCCGTGCGTTTGGTCGCCGACCTCGACGAACCCGCAGACCACAACTACGTGCGCGCACACGCGCAGGCCGACCTGTCCCAGCACGGCGATCAACGACGCTCCACCACAAGAATTTTCGGCTCCAAGCCGGGCACCTATGGGGCGGGATTGCTGCAACTGATCGATAGCCGCAACTGGCGCGACGACGCGGACTTGGCGCAGGTGTACACGGCATGGGGTGGGTTCGCCTACGGGCGTGATCTCGATGGCCGCGAGGCGATCGACGACATGAACCGCCAGTACCGGCGGATCGCAGTGGCTGCCAAGAACACTGACACCCGTGAACATGACATCGCCGATTCCGACGACTACTTCCAATATCACGGCGGCATGGTCGCCACTGTGCGCGCGTTGACCGGCCAAGCGCCGGCCGCCTATATCGGCGATAACACCAGACCCGACGCGATCCGCACCCGCACGCTGTCGGAGGAGACCACCCGGGTGTTTCGTGCTCGCGTCGTCAACCCGCGGTGGATGACGGCGATGCGCCGGCACGGCTACAAGGGCGCGTTCGAGATGGCGGCGACGGTCGACTACTTGTTCGGCTACGACGCGACGGCCGGGGTCATGGCTGACTGGATGTACGAACAACTGACCGAGCGCTATGTCCTGGATCGCGAGAACCGCAAATTCATGACGGAGTCCAACCCCTGGGCGCTGCACGGTATGGCCGAACGCCTCCTGGAGGCCGCCGGTCGCGGCATGTGGGCCCAGCCGCAACCCGCCACCCTCGACGGGCTGCGCCAGGTGCTGCTGGAAACCGAGGGCGATCTCGAGGGCTAG
- a CDS encoding precorrin-2 C(20)-methyltransferase: MTARGTLWGVGLGPGDPELVTVKAARVIGEADVVAYHSARHGRSIARGIAEGYLRPGQIEEHLIYPVTTEVTDHPGGYAGALEDFYTDATRRIAAHLDAGRNVALLAEGDPLFYSSYMHLHTRLTKRFNAVIVPGVTSVSAASAAVATPLVAGDEVLSVLPGTLPVAELTRRLTDADAAVVLKLGRSYHNVREALSASSQLDDAFYVERASTPEQRVLPAADVDETSVPYFSLAMLPGGRRLDRPSTVGGVAVVGLGPGDTDWMTPQSRRELAAASDLIGYGRYLDRVPDRDGQRRHSSDNTDEPARARLACALAEQGHAVAVVSSGDPGVFAMATAVLEEAKQWPGVRIRVIPAMTAAQAVASRVGAPLGHDYAVISLSDRLKPWDVIAARLAAAAAADLVLAIYNPASASRTWQVAAMRKLLLTHRDPGTPVVIGRAVSGPVAGPDEEVRVVRLADLNPADIDMRCLLIIGSSQTQWYSADTHDQVFTPRRYP, translated from the coding sequence ATGACGGCCCGAGGCACGCTATGGGGAGTCGGGCTGGGACCCGGTGACCCGGAATTGGTGACGGTCAAGGCCGCTCGGGTGATCGGCGAGGCCGATGTGGTCGCGTACCACAGTGCCCGCCATGGCCGCAGCATCGCCCGCGGTATCGCTGAAGGGTATCTGCGGCCCGGTCAGATCGAGGAGCACCTGATCTACCCGGTGACCACCGAAGTGACCGATCATCCCGGCGGCTACGCCGGCGCCCTCGAAGACTTCTACACCGACGCCACGCGACGGATCGCCGCGCATCTCGACGCTGGACGCAATGTGGCCTTGCTGGCCGAGGGAGACCCGCTCTTCTACAGCTCCTATATGCATTTGCACACCCGACTGACGAAACGGTTCAACGCCGTCATCGTGCCCGGGGTGACGTCGGTGAGCGCCGCGTCGGCCGCGGTTGCCACACCGCTGGTGGCCGGCGATGAGGTGCTGTCGGTGCTTCCGGGAACCCTGCCGGTCGCCGAGCTGACCCGTCGGCTGACCGATGCCGACGCGGCCGTCGTGCTCAAACTCGGGCGCTCGTATCACAATGTCCGGGAAGCGCTTTCGGCGTCAAGCCAACTCGACGACGCCTTCTACGTGGAGCGGGCCAGCACCCCCGAGCAGCGGGTATTGCCCGCCGCAGACGTTGACGAAACCAGCGTGCCGTACTTCTCGCTGGCCATGCTGCCGGGAGGCCGGCGGCTGGACCGGCCATCGACCGTCGGCGGCGTCGCCGTGGTAGGCCTGGGACCCGGCGACACCGACTGGATGACGCCGCAGAGTCGCCGCGAGCTGGCCGCCGCGAGCGACCTCATCGGCTATGGCCGCTACCTGGACCGCGTTCCGGACCGTGACGGCCAGCGGCGCCATTCCAGCGACAACACCGACGAGCCCGCCCGAGCCCGGCTGGCCTGCGCGCTGGCCGAGCAGGGGCACGCGGTGGCGGTGGTCTCGTCCGGCGATCCGGGAGTCTTCGCCATGGCCACGGCCGTGCTCGAGGAAGCCAAACAATGGCCTGGGGTGCGCATCCGGGTGATTCCGGCAATGACGGCCGCCCAGGCCGTCGCGAGCCGGGTCGGCGCCCCACTCGGCCACGACTACGCGGTGATCTCGTTGTCGGACCGCCTCAAACCGTGGGACGTGATCGCTGCGCGCCTCGCCGCCGCGGCCGCCGCCGATCTGGTTCTGGCGATCTATAACCCGGCGTCGGCGTCACGGACGTGGCAGGTCGCCGCGATGCGCAAATTGTTGCTGACCCACCGCGACCCCGGGACGCCGGTCGTGATCGGGCGCGCGGTATCCGGCCCTGTCGCGGGGCCGGACGAGGAGGTTCGCGTGGTGCGGTTGGCCGATCTCAATCCCGCAGACATTGACATGCGCTGCCTGCTGATCATCGGATCCTCACAGACCCAGTGGTATTCGGCGGACACACACGATCAGGTGTTTACCCCGCGTCGCTATCCCTAG
- a CDS encoding FxsA family protein, producing the protein MIGRLFLIYAVVELMVLIGLAATIGLGWTALALVVTFLIGIVIGAPMGGWQLGRQLVRLRSGLREPGSALSDGALVALATGLVLVPGLVSTALGALLLVPPLRAVARPRLTSVAMRGLLRGVPVTADARAADPNFVDGEVIDVIDDVIDIEPLTLPQRAVVVDQPPWRASQPG; encoded by the coding sequence ATGATAGGGCGGCTGTTTCTCATCTATGCCGTCGTCGAGCTCATGGTGCTTATCGGGCTGGCGGCGACGATCGGACTGGGCTGGACTGCCCTGGCGCTGGTGGTCACCTTCCTCATCGGAATCGTCATCGGGGCGCCCATGGGCGGATGGCAGCTCGGTCGTCAACTCGTGCGGCTGCGATCGGGCCTGCGGGAACCCGGTAGTGCGCTTAGCGACGGCGCACTGGTCGCCCTGGCTACGGGCCTGGTCCTGGTTCCCGGCCTGGTGAGTACGGCGTTGGGTGCGTTGCTGCTGGTGCCACCCCTACGGGCCGTCGCGAGACCCCGACTGACCTCGGTTGCCATGCGTGGTTTGCTGCGGGGGGTACCGGTCACGGCCGATGCGCGGGCCGCCGACCCGAACTTTGTTGATGGCGAGGTTATCGATGTGATCGATGACGTCATCGATATCGAGCCACTGACGCTGCCACAACGTGCGGTTGTCGTTGACCAGCCGCCGTGGCGCGCATCGCAGCCGGGCTGA
- a CDS encoding amidohydrolase, with translation MSTKLLVNGRVHSPTHPDATAMAVRGPVVAWLGSDDVGRSQFPDAQVEDLDGAFVAPGFVDSHIHLSATGLTISGLDLRPAKSREQCIRMVADYAAAHPGQPVWGHGWDESAWPDSTPPSTADIDAVLGDRPAYLARVDVHSALASSALRRLASESAAATGATAQPPLVADAHHQARATARDLLTDAQLAEARSAALQAVAAAGIVAVHECAGPDIGGLDDWLQLRALDRGVEVIGYWGEAVTTPTQARALVDETGARGLAGDLFVDGALGSHTAWLHQPYADAPDCCGTCYLDPDAIVAHVRACTEAEVTAGFHVIGDAAASAVVSAFERVVEDVGSVAVARCGHRLEHVEMITADQAAKLGSWGVIASVQPNFDALWGGGNGMYARRLGVQRGSELNPLALLASQGVPLAFGSDAPVTAIDPWLGVRAAMDHRTPRSSVSARAAFAAATRGGWRAGGVRDGKTGTLVPGAPASYAVWDTGALAVHAPRDAVQRWSTDPSSRVPALPRLAPTDPLPRCRQTVHRGVVLYG, from the coding sequence ATGTCCACCAAGCTGCTGGTCAATGGCCGGGTGCACAGCCCCACCCACCCGGATGCCACCGCCATGGCAGTGCGCGGTCCCGTAGTCGCCTGGCTGGGTAGCGACGATGTGGGCCGCAGTCAGTTCCCGGACGCCCAGGTGGAGGATCTCGACGGCGCCTTCGTGGCGCCGGGGTTTGTGGACAGCCACATTCACCTGAGCGCGACGGGCCTGACCATCAGCGGGCTGGATCTGCGGCCCGCGAAGTCGCGGGAGCAGTGCATCCGGATGGTTGCCGACTACGCAGCCGCCCACCCCGGCCAGCCGGTGTGGGGGCACGGTTGGGATGAGTCGGCGTGGCCCGATAGCACCCCACCCAGCACCGCGGATATCGACGCGGTGCTCGGTGACCGGCCCGCCTACTTGGCCCGAGTCGATGTGCACTCCGCGCTGGCCTCGTCGGCGCTGCGCCGGCTGGCTTCCGAGTCAGCGGCGGCAACGGGCGCGACGGCGCAGCCACCGCTGGTCGCCGACGCGCACCATCAGGCTCGGGCGACCGCTCGCGACCTGCTCACCGACGCACAGCTAGCCGAAGCCCGATCCGCGGCGCTGCAGGCGGTCGCGGCGGCCGGCATCGTCGCCGTGCACGAGTGCGCCGGCCCCGACATCGGCGGGCTCGACGATTGGCTGCAGCTGCGTGCTCTCGATCGTGGCGTCGAGGTGATCGGATATTGGGGGGAAGCGGTGACGACGCCCACGCAGGCTCGTGCGCTGGTGGACGAGACAGGCGCCCGTGGGCTGGCGGGTGACCTGTTTGTCGACGGAGCCCTCGGATCGCACACTGCCTGGCTGCACCAGCCCTATGCCGACGCGCCGGACTGCTGCGGCACCTGCTACCTGGACCCCGACGCGATCGTGGCCCATGTGCGGGCCTGTACCGAGGCTGAGGTGACAGCCGGTTTCCACGTCATCGGTGACGCGGCTGCCTCCGCGGTGGTCAGCGCCTTCGAACGGGTCGTCGAAGACGTGGGTTCGGTTGCCGTCGCCCGCTGCGGGCACCGGCTTGAGCACGTGGAGATGATCACCGCGGATCAGGCCGCGAAGCTGGGGTCGTGGGGTGTCATCGCCAGCGTGCAGCCCAATTTCGATGCGCTTTGGGGCGGCGGCAACGGCATGTACGCCCGTCGCCTCGGTGTCCAGCGAGGCAGCGAACTCAACCCGCTGGCACTGTTAGCATCCCAAGGCGTGCCCCTCGCGTTCGGTTCCGACGCCCCGGTAACGGCTATCGACCCGTGGCTGGGCGTACGTGCGGCAATGGACCACCGCACTCCTCGCAGCTCCGTGTCGGCCCGGGCGGCGTTTGCGGCCGCAACCCGGGGCGGCTGGCGGGCCGGGGGTGTCCGCGACGGCAAGACCGGCACCTTGGTACCCGGCGCGCCTGCTTCCTACGCTGTGTGGGACACCGGAGCTCTTGCGGTCCATGCCCCGCGCGATGCGGTCCAGCGGTGGTCCACCGATCCGAGCTCCCGGGTGCCTGCCCTCCCACGGTTGGCCCCGACCGATCCCTTGCCGCGCTGCCGCCAAACCGTCCACCGAGGTGTGGTCCTCTATGGCTAG
- a CDS encoding dienelactone hydrolase family protein, whose translation MTTIDIDTPAGPIDALVSVPQGEGPWPGIVVVHDALGYAQDNTLISTRIAAAGYVALTPNMYARGGRARCVMRVMRELLTKRGRALDDIMAARDHLLAMPECSGQVGIAGFCMGGGFALVMSPKGFGASAPFYGTPLPRKLSKTLDGACPIVASFGNRDPLGIGAPKQLREVTAAKNITTDIKTYPGVGHSFANKLPGQPLLRITGFGYNDAATEDAWRRVFAFFGQHLGPS comes from the coding sequence ATGACAACGATTGATATCGACACGCCCGCCGGACCTATTGATGCGCTGGTCAGCGTTCCCCAGGGTGAAGGGCCATGGCCGGGCATCGTGGTGGTGCACGACGCACTGGGGTACGCCCAGGACAACACGTTGATATCCACCCGCATCGCCGCGGCGGGGTACGTGGCGCTGACACCAAATATGTACGCCCGCGGGGGCCGCGCCCGCTGCGTCATGCGAGTCATGCGCGAGCTGCTCACCAAGCGGGGCCGTGCCCTCGACGACATCATGGCCGCTCGGGACCACCTGCTGGCCATGCCCGAATGCTCTGGCCAGGTGGGGATTGCGGGCTTCTGTATGGGCGGCGGGTTCGCCCTGGTCATGTCACCGAAGGGTTTCGGTGCTTCCGCGCCGTTCTATGGCACCCCGCTCCCCCGCAAGCTCAGCAAGACACTGGACGGGGCGTGTCCGATCGTGGCGAGCTTCGGCAACCGTGATCCCCTGGGGATCGGCGCACCCAAACAATTGCGCGAAGTGACCGCGGCGAAGAACATCACCACCGATATCAAGACCTACCCCGGCGTCGGGCACAGCTTCGCGAACAAACTTCCCGGCCAGCCGCTGCTTCGCATCACGGGATTCGGCTACAACGACGCTGCGACCGAGGACGCGTGGCGCCGCGTCTTCGCGTTCTTCGGCCAGCACTTGGGGCCTAGTTAG
- a CDS encoding PPOX class F420-dependent oxidoreductase, with product MTPTFADLAKAQYILLTTFTKDGRPKPVPIWAALDSDGGDRLLVITEKKSWKVKRIRNTPRVTMAICDMRGRPKSEAVEGTAAILDDSETGAVYDAIARRYGILGKVFRLFSRLRGGLENNIGLELKVAGS from the coding sequence GTGACACCCACTTTCGCCGACCTCGCCAAGGCGCAATACATCTTGCTGACCACCTTCACCAAAGACGGCCGGCCCAAGCCGGTGCCCATCTGGGCCGCCTTGGATAGTGACGGCGGCGACCGGCTGCTCGTCATCACCGAGAAGAAGTCGTGGAAGGTTAAGCGGATCCGCAACACCCCCCGCGTCACGATGGCGATCTGCGACATGCGTGGTCGCCCGAAAAGCGAAGCCGTCGAGGGCACTGCGGCCATCCTCGACGACTCGGAAACGGGCGCCGTCTACGACGCGATCGCCCGGCGGTACGGCATTCTCGGCAAGGTCTTCAGGCTCTTTTCCAGGCTACGTGGCGGCCTGGAGAACAATATTGGCCTAGAGCTCAAGGTGGCCGGAAGCTAA
- the cobG gene encoding precorrin-3B synthase, giving the protein MERTRDTDACPGALQVHHAADGALVRVRLPGGMITAAQLATLSGVSSGFGSGTLELTSRGNVQLRGISDVRAVAEAIAPRLIDAGLVPSASHERVRNIVASPLSGRVGGNMDVRPWVGELDAAICGAPQLAELGGRFWFSLDDGRADVAGLGADVGVQALGEEIALVMAGSDTGIRLAVHEVVTTLIDLACRFIEIRGTAWRIKELADPTVLVPGRELGAQCAPVITPPVGWIPQDDGRIALGAAVPLGVLPARVAEYIAAIDAPMVVTPWRSVLVCDLEEPVADAALRVLAPLGLVFDENSPWLRVSACTGSPGCKYSAADVRADAAQSLDAGEAVHRHFVGCERACGRPPAGEVLVATGDGYRPL; this is encoded by the coding sequence GTGGAACGGACCCGCGACACCGACGCTTGCCCGGGCGCGCTGCAGGTTCACCATGCCGCCGATGGCGCGCTGGTCCGGGTTCGGTTGCCGGGCGGGATGATCACCGCCGCGCAACTCGCGACGCTGTCGGGTGTCTCGAGCGGCTTCGGCTCGGGAACGCTGGAGCTGACCTCGCGCGGCAACGTCCAACTGCGTGGGATTTCCGACGTGCGCGCGGTTGCCGAGGCGATTGCCCCCCGGCTCATCGATGCCGGGCTGGTGCCGTCGGCGTCGCATGAGCGAGTCCGCAACATCGTCGCGTCGCCGCTGTCGGGCCGTGTCGGCGGGAACATGGACGTACGGCCATGGGTGGGCGAGCTGGACGCGGCAATCTGCGGTGCACCCCAGCTCGCAGAGTTGGGCGGGCGATTCTGGTTCAGTCTCGATGACGGCCGCGCTGACGTCGCCGGCCTGGGCGCCGACGTCGGTGTCCAGGCGCTAGGCGAAGAAATTGCGTTGGTGATGGCCGGCAGCGACACCGGCATCCGGCTGGCCGTGCACGAGGTGGTGACGACGCTCATCGACCTGGCCTGCAGGTTTATCGAGATTCGCGGAACGGCCTGGCGCATCAAGGAATTGGCCGATCCCACCGTCCTGGTGCCCGGCAGGGAACTGGGTGCGCAGTGTGCCCCCGTCATCACTCCGCCGGTCGGCTGGATACCCCAGGACGACGGCCGAATTGCGCTGGGCGCCGCGGTGCCGCTGGGGGTGCTGCCCGCCCGCGTCGCGGAGTATATCGCCGCAATCGACGCCCCGATGGTGGTCACGCCGTGGCGATCGGTTTTGGTATGCGATCTCGAAGAGCCAGTCGCTGACGCCGCATTGCGGGTGCTGGCGCCGCTCGGTTTGGTCTTCGATGAGAATTCTCCCTGGCTGCGGGTGAGCGCCTGTACCGGTAGCCCGGGCTGTAAGTACTCGGCCGCCGATGTGCGCGCGGACGCGGCGCAGTCGCTCGATGCCGGCGAGGCGGTGCACCGGCACTTCGTCGGTTGCGAACGCGCATGCGGGCGCCCGCCCGCCGGCGAGGTGCTGGTAGCCACCGGCGATGGATACCGGCCGCTCTGA
- a CDS encoding precorrin-8X methylmutase produces MLDYIRDAAEIYRQSFAVIRAEANLSRFPDDVERVVVRLIHTCGQIDVAEHVAYSDDVVVRARDALDKGSPVLCDSSMVAAGITTARLPADNQVVSLVADPRAAKLAARRGTTRSAAGMELWAERLAGAVVAIGNAPTALFRLLELIDEGISAPAAVLGGPVGFVGSAQSKEELIQRPRGMSYLVVRGRRGGSAMSAAAVNAIATDIE; encoded by the coding sequence GTGCTCGACTACATCCGCGACGCGGCCGAGATCTACCGGCAGTCATTCGCGGTGATCCGCGCGGAAGCGAACCTGTCGCGGTTCCCCGATGACGTCGAGCGGGTCGTGGTGCGGCTGATCCACACCTGCGGGCAGATTGATGTTGCCGAGCACGTGGCCTACTCCGACGATGTCGTTGTGCGGGCTCGGGATGCCCTCGACAAGGGTTCCCCGGTGCTGTGCGATTCGTCGATGGTGGCGGCCGGGATCACCACGGCGCGGCTGCCCGCCGACAACCAGGTGGTATCGCTGGTTGCCGACCCGCGTGCGGCCAAATTGGCTGCCCGCCGGGGAACTACTCGCTCGGCGGCCGGTATGGAGCTCTGGGCCGAGCGGCTGGCCGGTGCGGTGGTGGCCATCGGCAACGCTCCCACAGCGCTGTTCCGGCTGCTCGAATTGATCGACGAGGGGATATCGGCGCCGGCCGCGGTCCTCGGTGGGCCCGTTGGTTTCGTCGGCTCGGCGCAGTCCAAGGAAGAACTCATCCAGCGCCCGCGCGGAATGTCCTACCTCGTGGTACGTGGCCGGCGCGGCGGCAGCGCCATGTCCGCCGCTGCCGTCAACGCGATCGCGACCGACATCGAATGA